The following is a genomic window from Chitinophaga caseinilytica.
GGACAGGCGGTTAGAAAATGCCTGCTTTCACGCCCAGGGAGAATCCGGGGGCGCTGAGCTTCTCGTCGGTCGTATGCAGACCGCCCACGCCGAACACCCTCCGGTACGAACCGCCCGCTACTACGCGGAGGTAATGGGTGACGTTCATTTCCAGCTGAACGAAGGGCTCGGCCACTACAACGGAGCTGGAGCCATAGACATGATCGCGGCCTTTATTGAATTTTTCGCGCTCGGAAACCCCGCCGCCGCCGATGAGGGTGCCGGCCGACCAATGGAAAAGTTTGTCGGAGTTGTGCACGTATTCGACTACGGCGCCGGTGTACCAGAAATTGAGGACGGGCCGGTCGGGCGCTTCTACTCGGATGTTGTTGGCGAGGCTTTTGGCGCCGGCGCCGAGGAGCCATTTTTTGTTGAGGAATACGCCTCCGTATGCGCCGGTGAGCACGGCAAAATCGCCATTCAGGGCGGAGATCGTGCCAAAACCGTGGCCGTATGCGCCGAACGATTTGGCTTTGGAGGTTTTGCCTGCCAGGGTTTCGATTTCCTGGGCATTGGCGGCGGTGATGATTAACATCGAAGCGAAGAGTGTCAGCAGCTTTTTCATATTGTAAAGTTTTTTGTTTGCTGCTATAATGACGGACAAATCACCCTTCCCCCCATAAGCCGGTAAAAAAATATTTTCTGAATGAAAATGAACAGCCGTTTTATGGAATGAATAAAATGAACAGGGGAATAAGGGCTAAATTGATTAACAAACCTTATTTACTTAACCTCACATTGTTATTATGGAAAACACCTACTTCGGCTGCGAGCCGCTCGAGGCACAAGACATGCAGAACATCCAGGGCGGTGCTTACGTGGCCAATCTTTTGACCCTCGTAAAAGGCGCATATTTCCTGACAAAAGGCTTTACCCTGAATGTGCCCCTGGCCGGCCCCCTGGCATTCGGACTGCTGACATCGTTCGTAGACCCCCTGGTAACGGCGGCATAATCACCACTGTAGCCACAAAAAATGACAGGCAATCTGCAGACGCAGGTTGCCTGTTTTGCTTATGATAACACTAACTATGGATTATTTCCCGTCTGCCCAATTTGGGCCGGGTATGCGCAAGTAACAACGGAAAAGGAAGGATTGTTGACCCGTACCGCCTACAGGTAATGGATACCCGGTGGATAGCTGTTGCCCAGCGCGCCGGTCAGCGCCCGGAAATCTTCAGGGCTCCGGAGGAAGTCCATCTTCGTAGTGTCTACCATGAGCGTGCGCATGGGGTACTGGCGGAGGAACTGCATGTACATTTCCTGCACCCGCTCCAGATAACTGTTTTTGATCTGCTGCTCGTACGGCCGCCCGCGCTTGCGGATGTTGCGCTGCAACTGGTCTACCGGCGCGTTGAGGAAAATGAGGATGTCGGGCTGGGGGAGTTGGGGATTGATGATGTCGAACAGCTTTTGATACAGCGAAAACTCGTCGGCCTCCAGGTTCATCTTGGCGAAGAGCAGGCTTTTGATGAAGAGGTAATCGCTGATGGTCTGGGGCGAAAAAAGATCGGGCCCCATCATGTCTTTCAACTGCTTATACCGTTCGGCCATGAAGAACAGCTCCAGCGGAAAGGCGTACTGGGCGGGGTCTGCGTAAAACTTAGGCAGGAAAGGGTTGTCTGCGAACTCCTCCAGCACCAGGCGCGCCCGGTAATGCTCGGCGAGCTGCTGCGCGAGGGTCGTTTTCCCCGAGCCGATATTCCCTTCTATGGTAATGAACGGGTATTGCATGGGTTAGTGTGGCGCGGTAGCGAGTTTCACGGCGGGCAGCGGGTCCGGACAGGCCGCCAGCAGCTCGGCAACGGTCAGTTGCAGGATAGGGTGCACCTTTTCCCCGGCGATCTCTGCCAGGGGCGCCAGCACGAAACGGCGGTTCTGGAGCTGGGGATGCGGTACTTTCAGCTGTGGCAGGGTGATGACGTCGTTGTTGAAAAACAGCATGTCGATATCGATCACCCGCGCCCCCCATTTCACCCGTCTCACACGGCCGATACGGCGCTCGATGTCGAGCATGAGGCGCAGCAGCGAGGGCGCGTCGAGCCCGGTTTGCAGCTCCAGGGCCTGGTTCAGGTAATCGGGCTGGGCAACGCCACCCCAGGCAGCGGTTTCGTACAGCGCCGATTCGCGCACTACGGCCCCGGCCTCCGCCTGCAGGAGTTTCACCGCTTCCAGCAGGTTCGCGGAGCGGTCTCCCATGTTGCCACCTATCAGTAATATTGCAGTATTCATGAATTTGACGGCTCAAAAGTACCCATATTCCGTATTTTTGAGAAAATTAATATAGATTTCCGTCCAATAACCAGATACTCATGCGCAGTTTCCTCAAATTTTTCCTGGCATCCTTTGTAGCCCTTATCGTTTTCTCCATCATCTCCTTCTTTTTCATGCTGATGCTGCTCGCCCGCCTGGGCGCCGGCGCCCGCGAAAAAGTAGTGGTCGGGCCCAACGCCGTTGTAGTGGTAGACCTCAGCCAGCAATTCCATGAACTGCGGACCGACGATCCTTTCCGTAACCTCCTCGGCGGCGGCGCGGGCAACGTACCCGGTCTTTTCGATGCCGTGCGCATCATCCGCGAAGCGGCAACAGACGGTAATGTGAAAGGTATCTACATCAAGGCAGATGGCAACGGTAACGGATATGCCGCCAGCGAAGAGCTGCGCCGCGCCCTGGTGGCGTTCCGCAAAAGCGGCAAGTTCGTGTATGCATACGCGGATGGCCTCAGCCAGAACGCTTTCTACGTAGCTTCCGCCGCAGGTAAAATATATGTGCACCCGAAAGGCGCCGTCGATTTCACCGGCTTCTCCCTCACCACCACCTACATCAAAGGCCTGCTCGAAAAACTCGACATCGAACCGCAGATTTTCTATAACGGAAAATTCAAATCCGCTACGGAACCTCTCCGCGAATACAAAATGTCTGACGCCAACCGCGTGCAGACCACTTCCTTCCTCAACGAACTTTACGGCGATTTCCTCGTTCGCATTTCCGAAGCGAGGAAGATCGATACCGCCACGCTCCACCGCTACGCCAACGAAGCGCAGATTCTGGAGCCCTCCGACGCCGAGCGCCTCAAACTGATCGACGGGTTGCGGTACGACGATCAGGTGATGGACGAGATCAAGCGCAGCCTGTCTATCGGCGGCGATGAATCCGTGAATTTCATCTCCCTGAATAAATATGCCGTCGCCAATCGCCTGTACGAAGGCTATAGCGGCAACATCGCCCTCATTTACGCCCAGGGCGAGATCCGCTCCGGTTCTGATATCGACGATGCCATCGCCGGCGACGATTACGTGAAAATGATCCGCGACGCACGGCAGGACAAAAGCATCCGCGCCATCGTGTTCCGCGTAAATTCACCCGGCGGCAGCGCACTGGCCTCCGAAAGCATCTGGCGCGAACTCACGCTGGCACGCAAATCCAAGCCCGTGATCGTTTCCATGGGCGATTATGCAGCCAGCGGCGGATATTACATTTCCTGCATGGCAGACAGCATTTTCGCAGAACATAACACCCTCACCGGTTCCATCGGTGTGTTTACGATATTGCCCAATATGAAAGGGTTCTTCAACAACAAGCTCGGTATTACGTTCGACGGCGTGAAGACCGGCGAATATGCAGACGCAGGCTCCACCGCCCGCCCGCTCACCGACAAGGAAAAAATGCTCATCCAGCGGGGAGTGGATTCCATCTACGCCACGTTCAAACAAAGGGTGGTGGACGGCCGGAAATTGAGTGCGGCGGTGGTTGACAGCATTTCGCAGGGCCGCGTATGGACCGGCAGCCAGGCGAAGCAACTGGGCCTGGTAGACCGTTTGGGCGGTGTGCAGGACGCGGTCGACTGCGCGGCGCGCATGGCCAACATTCCGGAAGTGGAACTGGTGACTTACCCCCGTCCGAAAGATACCATGGAAAAACTCGTCAAACTTTTCGGACAGGAAATGAAAGCCAGCTTCATGAAGGAAGAACTGGGCGAAGATTACCGCATCTTCGAAACGATCAAAAAGGTACGCGCCATGCAAGGTGAAGCGCAAGCCCGCTTGCCGTACGAAATGGTGATCGATTGACCTGATCCCGAAAAAATACTGATATTGCGATGCCGTTCCTGAAAAGGAGCGGCATTTCGCTTAAAAAACGACCCTTATGTACCGTTTGAAATTCATGCTGCCTGCCATGATCGTTTGCGGGCTCGCGGCTTGCCAGTCGGGCGCCACGCAAAGCGCGCAAGACTCCACGCAGACCGTTTCCCCGACCGACAGTTCCCGGTCCGACGGCCCGGAGCTGGTCCGCGACACGGCTTTGGCGTCTGAATTCGGATTGCCCGACACGGTGACGATCGGCAGCCAGTTATACCGCGTGGTGCCCTCTACCGAAGAGCTGTTCGAAAGCGCGCCTGAGTTCAAGCCCGATACGAGCGAAGCGAAAAATATCGCGCCGCAGCACGACCTCGTCCGCCGCGCAGGGAATGTGCTGTATATCAAACTGAAAAACGGATCGGAAAAGGAATTCCGCGACAATGCGGAAAGCGATGGGGAAGATCATGAAGTGCATATCTATAATGGTTACCTGCCGGCGATCGCGCGTTTCGTGATTTTCAGGTTTGGGTATGAAACGTATGATGTGTTGCTGGTGGATGAAAAATCCGGCGAAGAAACGCCCATCATCGGCCTGCCGCAGGTATCGCCCGACGGGAAGCAACTGATCGCTTCCAACCTCGACCTGATGGCGGCGTTTACCTTTAACGGACTGGAATATTATACGATGACCGGCAAGGGACTGGAAAAGCAGTACGATTTCAGTCCTGAGAAATGGGGCCCGGAATCCATCAAGTGGCTCGATGCCAATGTATTGGTGGGTAAATTCGGGGTGTTGACGAAAGACAATGATCTGCTGTATCATTATGTCCGCCTGGAGCCGGTAAGGAAATAAGGCTTGTCCGAAGGCCGGTCCCCGGGGCGGGGAAGCCACACACATAGGCGGAATGCGCCCGGTATGGAGACCCCGTCCCCGGTGCGAAAAGCAATGCTTTCATGGCCGGACCGGAAACTGCCGGCTTTTTAGATTGCAGCCATATATCGCCGGCATCAGTTGGCGGTTATTTCCTGTCGGGGCGCCCGGTCAGCCCTCTTCGGTGTACACGGGGTCGCGTTCTTCGGGAGTGAGGCGGATCACGTTGTTGTGATTTTCATCAACGATTTTCTGGGCTTGCATGCGGAGGCGGCGGAGCCCGTCGGCCAGGGCTTCCATTGATTTTTCGGCGGCTTCCGCGATCTCGTTGTGGTGGCGGATAACGTTGCTCAGTCTTTTGATGTGCTCATTGATCACATTACAGATGATCTGAGATCCGCTGAAGGGGTCGAAATCCTGGAGACGTTGCAGGATGTCGTCGTAACAGCGGCACATCTGTTCTACGGCTGGTGAAGGGGCGGCAGCAGCGGCTGCCTGCACTTTTTCTCTGCCATACAGGTTGGATTTTAGGGCGCCTATTCGGCATGATTGGTTGATCAAAACGCGGTTTATGACTCTCGTCCAGGCCTGCAACTTAAGAAAAGACCGCCGCCCGGCGCTTTCAAAAATTGTTAACCGGGCGTTATTGGTGGGTTAAAGCCCAGCAAACGGCCCCTGGAGCGGCCCTTCAGATTTCAGGGGATAATTGATCGTTGTTTGCTAGTTTTGCCCCTTGTTAAAGATTAATAGCATGGCGTCATCATACAATCAGCGGAAGGCAATGTGGGCAATTACGAAGGCGAGCATCCGGGCAATGTTCCGGAGCCCCTCGGCAGTGGTTTTCAGTCTCGCATTCCCGCTGGTCTTCATTCTGGTGTTCGGTTTCATCGGCGGAAGGTCGGGCTCGGTAAAAGTAGGGATCGATAAACGGTCAGACACTGCCAGCCAGATGTACCAACGCCTCGCCGCCGCGCCCAACCTTAAACTGGTGACAGACGAGCCGCAGGCGGATATGGAAGACGACCTCCGCAAAGGCCGTCTCACGGCCATTCTCCGCATCGAGAACGGGGCAGTGGCGGATAGTGCCGCGCCGGCCCTGAAGCTGCATGTCAAAACATCCACCGCCACCAGCCCGGACAATAAAGCGCAACTCATCAACGTGCTCCAGATGGGCATCAACGCGGCCAACGACGTCGTGTACCCGCGCCCGTCCATTGCGGAGATCATTCCCGAAACGGTGCCTGGCCGTCAATACAAGCCTATCGACTTCATCCTGCCCGGCCAGCTGGGCTTTTCGCTGCTGAGCGCCGCCGTTTTCGGGACGGCGTTCCTCTTTTTCAGTTTGCGGCAAACGCTGGTGCTGAAGCGTTTCTTCGCCACGCCCATCCACCGCATGTACATCATTCTCGGCGAAGCCATCAGCCGGCTGCTGTTCCAGTCGTTCGGCTCCATCGTGATCATCGGGCTGGGGTATTTCGCGTTCGGGTTTACGCTGGTGAACGGGTTCGTGACTTTCCTGGAAATGCTCGTCCTTTGCCTGTTCGGGCTCATCGTATTCATGGGTTTCGGTTTCGTGGTGAGCGGCATCGCCAAGTCGGAAAGTACCATCCCGCCTATGGCCAACATCGTCACATTGCCGCAGTTCCTGCTGGCCGGCACGTTCTTTTCGGTGGATGTATTCCCTGCCTGGCTGCAACCCATTTGCAAGATGATGCCGCTGACTTACCTGAACGATGCCTTGCGGAAGATCGCTTTTGAAGGGATGCACCTGTGGGACCTGGGTCCGCAATTGCTGGTGCTCACCATCTGGGGCGTGGTGGTGTACGGCGTGGCCGTGAAGGTGTTCCGCTGGGAATAAAGTTTAACAACCGTAATCAAACCTGGTATGAGATTATTTAAATTCTTCCTGATCTCCGTAGCCATTCTCGGCGCGCTGATCTTCCTGCTGTCGCTGGCGTTCCCGTCTACCGCGCTGCTGGAACGCTCCGGCGCCATCGAAGCCCCGGCAGACAAGGTGTACACGTATCTGACCGACCTGAAAACCTGGAAAAACTGGAACCCCTGGCACCCGGAGTTCAGTCTTAAGCCCGGCGTTTCCGTGAATTACGGCCCGGTTACGGCCGGAGAAGGCGCATCTTACACCTGGGCCGTGCCCGGGAGCAACGAGCCCGGCCGCGTCCGGATCACGGAGGTAGTGCCCGGCAAAAGCGTGACCTACATCATGATACATCCGGATATGAAGCATATTACCGCGCATTTCGACCTCAAACCTACGGCCGACGGGCAGGGCACGGCCATCCTCTGGCGGTTCGAAGCGCACGTGGGCATGGCACCCTGGTGGAAGCTCCGCGGGTTCATGATGGACCGGATGTTCGGTTCCACGATGGAAGACGGGCTGAACCACCTGAAAAGCCTCGCAGAAGCACCTTGATTTTTTTATGTTGAACGGTTTGGAAATCTTCCGTTTTCCGGCGTAATTTCCGTGTTCATTCAAATCCTATTTTTATGAAAAGCATGTTAATGGGCCTCGCCCTTCTTTTCTCCGCAACAGCAGTATTAGCGCAAGATCCGCCGAAAAGCCCGCTGGTATCAGCGTCCGGCGACAATGTCGAAATTTCCTACAGCCAGCCCTCCAAAAGAGGCCGCGTGATCTTCGGCGAGCTGGTACCGTACGATAAAGTATGGCGCGCAGGGGCCAATATGTCAACCGATATTACTTTCAAGAAAGACGTATCGTTCGGCGGCCAGAAGGTGAAAGCAGGTTCTTACGCCCTGTTCATCATCCCCACCGCAAAGGAATTCACGGTAATCCTGAACTCGCAGACCAAGCAGATGGGCTCTTCCCAGTACGAAGCCAACAAAAGCAAGAACGTAGCCGAAGTGAAAGTTCCCCGTCAGAAAACGGCTTCCACCGTTGAGAAACTGACGTATTCCTTCCCAAAAGGCAATCTGCAGATGGAGTGGGACGATACCAAAATTTCCGTTCCGGTAAAATAATTACTGCACCGTCAACACAGCTAACGCATTTTTACGCCCTCCCGCAAAACGGGAGGGTTTTTTGTTGCCGGAAACGAAAAATCCGCCCCGGGATGGGAGCGGATTTTTTTATGGCTGGACGCAGGATTACCGTTTGCCGTATTCCTCCAGCATATCCAGGACACAATCGTATACGGTGGTCAGTTGCCCGTCGGTAATGACGTACGGGGGAAGGATGTACAGCGTGTTGCCGAGCGGGCGGAGCATGACGCGCTTTTCGCGGAAGAAGCGGTGCAGGAAATCCGCCAGGTTGTTGACGTAGCTGTCTGCCTCGCCGGTATTCACTTCGAAGGCGAGGATGGTGCCGGTTTGCCGGACGTTTTTCACCCGGGAGTGCTGGCGGAGGGTTTCCCCGAACGCCTGGTGCCGTGCTGCGATCCGGCGGCGGTTTTGCGCGCAGGCGGGGTCAAGGAACAATTCCAGGCTGGCCAGCGCCGCCGCGCAGGTGAACGGGTTGGCGGTGTAGGAGTGGCCATGGAAGAGGGTTTTGAGCTTGTCGTTGCTGAGGAACGCTTCGTAGATCGCTTCGGTACAGGTGGTAACACCCATGGCCATCGTGCCGCCGGTCAGCCCCTTCGACAAGGTGATCATATCCGGCGGGGTGGTAAGCTGCTCCATGGCGAAGTTGGTGCCCGTCCGGCCGAAGCCCGTCATCACTTCATCGGCAATCAGCAGGATGCCTTTGCTGCGGCAATGTGCCAGCAGGGCATCGAACGCTTTGACATCGTACATGATCATGCCGCCGGAGCCCAATACCAGCGGCTCAAAAATGAATGCGCCGGTGTCTGCGGCGATATCGTCGATCTGCCGGAGCAAAGCCGGCAGGTTTTCGGCGGTGGGCAGGTCGAGGAAGGTGACTTCGAAGAGGTAATCGTCGAACGCCCGGGTGAACACGCTGCGGGCCGATACGCTCATTGCGCCGAACGTATCGCCGTGATAGGCGTCGTGGAAGGCGAGGAGTTTGCGGCGGGGGGTGCCTTGGTTCTGCCAGTACTGGATCGTCATTTTCAGCGCTACTTCCACGGCGGTGGAGCCGTTGTCGGAATAGAACACCCGCGCCTGGGCGCCCGGCAATACGGGCAGGAGCTTCTCTGCCAGCAAAACGGCCGGCTCGTGGGTGTATCCCGCAAAAATGGCGTGGTGCAATACCGCAGCCTGTTCGGCCAGCCGCTTCGTGATATGCGGATGCGCGTGGCCGTGGATGTTGACCCACCAGCTGGAGGTGGCGTCTATATAGGTTTGGCCGTGCTCGTCGGTCAACAGGGCGCCTTCGCCCTTTACAATGCCTATCGGTGCGGGGGCCGTCTGCATCTGGGTGTAGGGATGCCAGATCACGGCCTGGTCGCGCTCGCTTAAACTCTTTTGCATGCCGCAAATGTACTCCATCGTCCGTACAACGGAAATAACGATATCACATATTCATGTTTCCCCTTATTCAATTGCGGAGCCAACCAATTGCCTACCTTTGTGTTGTATTTAGATGGCATGGTTTTAGCCATCCTCCGTTGTTTTATAACCATATCCGGGCAATTTACTGTCAGAACCCAAAAGCTACATTATGGAAGGAAAGCTCCTCGAGATCAGGGACAATGAAAACGCGAAGCAATTCGAGACGCGGGTGAACGGGCACCTCGCAAAGATCGAGTACATGGAAGGCGGCAACCGCATCTTCCTGACCCACACCGAAGTGGCGCCGCAGCTCGAAGGCCAGGGAGTGGCCGCACTGCTGGTAGAGCGCGTTTTATCCATCATCGATGAGCGGGGCCAGAAAATTGTACCCCTTTGCCCATACGTAGCCACCTATATCCGCAAACACCCGGAATGGAAAAAACTCCTGGCACACGGGATCAACGTCTGAACACTCAATTAATCTTTGAAATATGCCCTTGACCAATTTTGACAAGCTCCATCACCAACACCAGGAATGGAAAAAAGATCTGCTGCTGAACGAAAAGGAAATCAAATCCCTGCGCGACGAGCTCGTTGAGCTCGCCAACGGCCGCTTCGACCACGACGCCGCCGCTAAAGTGGAACATTTCCAGAATGCCCTCATCCGCCAGAAGGAAGTCGTGAACGAGCTCCTCCAGCAAGTGATCCAGGGAGATAAAATGATGTCTGAAGCCCAGGGCGACGATGCGCAGCTGCACATGCTGCACAACAAGCTGCAAGACGATGTGGAAACCTTCAACCGCCTGTTCATCGAACTGCGCGAAGAATTCAAACACTTCAAGCAGCAATTGCGCGAATCCTAAATTTTCACGACATGGAAATGAAAAATGAATATACCAATGGCGAAGTAACGGTTGTATGGCAACCGCGCATTTGCCGCCACACGGGCATCTGCGCACGCGGCCTGCCCGCGGTATTCCAGCCGAAGGAAAGGCCCTGGATCAAGATAGACGGCGCTACGACCGATGCTATCATTTCCCAGGTGAAGCTTTGCCCTTCCGGCGCGCTTAGTTTTTATATGAACGCAGATAAACCGAAAGATTAGCCAGCCGAAACGTATGCAGCAATACCGCAGCGTGCAGCATGTGCTGTACGCAGACCTGAAAGACATGGGCGATATGCCCGTAAGGCAACCGTTCCCTTCCGTTCATGCAGACCGGATCGATCCCTTCCTGCTTCTTCATCATATTGACGTTCGGGTGCCCGACTACCTGCCGCCGCGCCAGGCGGGCGTGGGGCCGCACCCGCACCGGGGATTTTCGCCGGTCACGTTTATTTTCAAAGGCGGTGTCCATCATCGCGACAGCCGGGGCAACAACTCGATCGTTCGCGCAGGCGGCACCCAATGGATGCACGCAGGCATGGGGATCGTGCACTCCGAGCGACCGCCCAACGATATCCACGATACCGGCGGCGAACAGGAAATGATCCAGATCTGGGTGAACTCGCCTTCCGGCCGGAAGATGGACCAGCCTTCGTATTTCCCCTTGCATGGCGTGGATACGCCAACGGTTACCAGCGAAGACGGGCTCGTGACCATTTCCGTGGTGGCGGGGGAATTAATGGGCGTGAAAGGCCCGGTGCCCACGCTGACGCCCGTCAATACCTTTACCGCGCATTTCCGCAAGGGCGGCCATTATTATATTCCATTGTCGGAAACGCATAACGCATTCGTGTATTTGCTGGACGGTGAAGTGAAGATCACCGGCGCCAGCGTGTACACCGGTTTCCATTGCCTCGTTTTCCGGCAAGACGGGAAGGGGATCGGGATCACGGCGGAAGAAGATACACGCCTGTTCATCGCTTCCGGCGAACCGATCGGGGAAAAGATCGCGGCCAACGGGCCGTTCGTCATGAACACCGAAACGGAAGTGC
Proteins encoded in this region:
- a CDS encoding deoxynucleoside kinase; amino-acid sequence: MQYPFITIEGNIGSGKTTLAQQLAEHYRARLVLEEFADNPFLPKFYADPAQYAFPLELFFMAERYKQLKDMMGPDLFSPQTISDYLFIKSLLFAKMNLEADEFSLYQKLFDIINPQLPQPDILIFLNAPVDQLQRNIRKRGRPYEQQIKNSYLERVQEMYMQFLRQYPMRTLMVDTTKMDFLRSPEDFRALTGALGNSYPPGIHYL
- the folK gene encoding 2-amino-4-hydroxy-6-hydroxymethyldihydropteridine diphosphokinase, yielding MNTAILLIGGNMGDRSANLLEAVKLLQAEAGAVVRESALYETAAWGGVAQPDYLNQALELQTGLDAPSLLRLMLDIERRIGRVRRVKWGARVIDIDMLFFNNDVITLPQLKVPHPQLQNRRFVLAPLAEIAGEKVHPILQLTVAELLAACPDPLPAVKLATAPH
- the sppA gene encoding signal peptide peptidase SppA, whose amino-acid sequence is MRSFLKFFLASFVALIVFSIISFFFMLMLLARLGAGAREKVVVGPNAVVVVDLSQQFHELRTDDPFRNLLGGGAGNVPGLFDAVRIIREAATDGNVKGIYIKADGNGNGYAASEELRRALVAFRKSGKFVYAYADGLSQNAFYVASAAGKIYVHPKGAVDFTGFSLTTTYIKGLLEKLDIEPQIFYNGKFKSATEPLREYKMSDANRVQTTSFLNELYGDFLVRISEARKIDTATLHRYANEAQILEPSDAERLKLIDGLRYDDQVMDEIKRSLSIGGDESVNFISLNKYAVANRLYEGYSGNIALIYAQGEIRSGSDIDDAIAGDDYVKMIRDARQDKSIRAIVFRVNSPGGSALASESIWRELTLARKSKPVIVSMGDYAASGGYYISCMADSIFAEHNTLTGSIGVFTILPNMKGFFNNKLGITFDGVKTGEYADAGSTARPLTDKEKMLIQRGVDSIYATFKQRVVDGRKLSAAVVDSISQGRVWTGSQAKQLGLVDRLGGVQDAVDCAARMANIPEVELVTYPRPKDTMEKLVKLFGQEMKASFMKEELGEDYRIFETIKKVRAMQGEAQARLPYEMVID
- a CDS encoding ABC transporter permease translates to MWAITKASIRAMFRSPSAVVFSLAFPLVFILVFGFIGGRSGSVKVGIDKRSDTASQMYQRLAAAPNLKLVTDEPQADMEDDLRKGRLTAILRIENGAVADSAAPALKLHVKTSTATSPDNKAQLINVLQMGINAANDVVYPRPSIAEIIPETVPGRQYKPIDFILPGQLGFSLLSAAVFGTAFLFFSLRQTLVLKRFFATPIHRMYIILGEAISRLLFQSFGSIVIIGLGYFAFGFTLVNGFVTFLEMLVLCLFGLIVFMGFGFVVSGIAKSESTIPPMANIVTLPQFLLAGTFFSVDVFPAWLQPICKMMPLTYLNDALRKIAFEGMHLWDLGPQLLVLTIWGVVVYGVAVKVFRWE
- a CDS encoding SRPBCC family protein translates to MRLFKFFLISVAILGALIFLLSLAFPSTALLERSGAIEAPADKVYTYLTDLKTWKNWNPWHPEFSLKPGVSVNYGPVTAGEGASYTWAVPGSNEPGRVRITEVVPGKSVTYIMIHPDMKHITAHFDLKPTADGQGTAILWRFEAHVGMAPWWKLRGFMMDRMFGSTMEDGLNHLKSLAEAP
- a CDS encoding DUF2911 domain-containing protein is translated as MKSMLMGLALLFSATAVLAQDPPKSPLVSASGDNVEISYSQPSKRGRVIFGELVPYDKVWRAGANMSTDITFKKDVSFGGQKVKAGSYALFIIPTAKEFTVILNSQTKQMGSSQYEANKSKNVAEVKVPRQKTASTVEKLTYSFPKGNLQMEWDDTKISVPVK
- the bioA gene encoding adenosylmethionine--8-amino-7-oxononanoate transaminase; its protein translation is MQKSLSERDQAVIWHPYTQMQTAPAPIGIVKGEGALLTDEHGQTYIDATSSWWVNIHGHAHPHITKRLAEQAAVLHHAIFAGYTHEPAVLLAEKLLPVLPGAQARVFYSDNGSTAVEVALKMTIQYWQNQGTPRRKLLAFHDAYHGDTFGAMSVSARSVFTRAFDDYLFEVTFLDLPTAENLPALLRQIDDIAADTGAFIFEPLVLGSGGMIMYDVKAFDALLAHCRSKGILLIADEVMTGFGRTGTNFAMEQLTTPPDMITLSKGLTGGTMAMGVTTCTEAIYEAFLSNDKLKTLFHGHSYTANPFTCAAALASLELFLDPACAQNRRRIAARHQAFGETLRQHSRVKNVRQTGTILAFEVNTGEADSYVNNLADFLHRFFREKRVMLRPLGNTLYILPPYVITDGQLTTVYDCVLDMLEEYGKR
- a CDS encoding GNAT family N-acetyltransferase gives rise to the protein MEGKLLEIRDNENAKQFETRVNGHLAKIEYMEGGNRIFLTHTEVAPQLEGQGVAALLVERVLSIIDERGQKIVPLCPYVATYIRKHPEWKKLLAHGINV
- a CDS encoding (4Fe-4S)-binding protein, coding for MEMKNEYTNGEVTVVWQPRICRHTGICARGLPAVFQPKERPWIKIDGATTDAIISQVKLCPSGALSFYMNADKPKD
- a CDS encoding pirin family protein, whose amino-acid sequence is MQQYRSVQHVLYADLKDMGDMPVRQPFPSVHADRIDPFLLLHHIDVRVPDYLPPRQAGVGPHPHRGFSPVTFIFKGGVHHRDSRGNNSIVRAGGTQWMHAGMGIVHSERPPNDIHDTGGEQEMIQIWVNSPSGRKMDQPSYFPLHGVDTPTVTSEDGLVTISVVAGELMGVKGPVPTLTPVNTFTAHFRKGGHYYIPLSETHNAFVYLLDGEVKITGASVYTGFHCLVFRQDGKGIGITAEEDTRLFIASGEPIGEKIAANGPFVMNTETEVLEAMRDYQMGKMGILIEE